A region of Anolis sagrei isolate rAnoSag1 chromosome 2, rAnoSag1.mat, whole genome shotgun sequence DNA encodes the following proteins:
- the ZXDC gene encoding zinc finger protein ZXDC, which translates to METQGLPAALEPGARQDGGEGGLAGDGAPSSSPSSSSSSGPAARQAAPGSWGLDVTFPVLLLLEGKKLPEPPPPQPPPLPSLPQPPAEAGGGGGEETEGLGPAPPPPPPPDNDALLLVVNLVRDAASKEAPRPEPPSEEEKGEGEAEGEKAKEASFSGTLTINNQSLLVRFENGLLSLGGPAAHAQPSPPPSRAAASSSSASSSSSYPCPEPRCDEAFSRKQLLRLHRLSAHGGGEGEADASRPAPPPPPRPFCCPVPGCAWAFATAYKLRRHLHSHDKLRPFACPAPGCAKRFTTVYNLRAHGRAHEAEAAAHKCEACGQRFPSGARLAAHRRRSHLQPPRPYRCEFPGCERTFITVSALFSHNRVHFREQELFSCSFPGCNKQYDKACRLKIHMRSHTGERPFICDFEGCGWSFTSMSKLLRHKRKHEDDRRFTCSVEGCGKSFTRAEHLKGHSITHLGTKPFECPVEGCCAKFSARSSLYIHSKKHLQDVDSLKTRCPVSSCNKVFTSKHSMKTHMIKQHNFSTDLLNQMETFGSLTPSSELANSGQSDLSNVDLVSLFSNASGNTSGISTDMALINSGILTIDVASVGATLGGNLSVGSNPLGQTVDPLILVAGSDIPNSLDSSLLLGTTTTTVLQQSTLSLDDVQNVNAEALGSLASLSAKSSSQDLHGLPSGNNLSVDTATLTPSNSLTGNSGSDLLAPSRSEQTLLPSLDVVGQQEGSKVVTQFVFSNPPGSYSAQKETDLSSVTGSSFLESGGSARTDYRAIQLAKKRKQKGSENDIGIPNCGIRKGKSDKVSSCSHGSRLCNSVLPNGSLTVRDASAGTQFVQIQLLQDDSPGEGDLPFQLSAQSSSSNSQLTVDLPVYILQETHNSAEEDASSDNSQFTGSTINLQDLE; encoded by the exons ATGGAAACGCAGGGGCTGCCTGCCGCCTTGGAGCCCGGCGCCCGGCAAGATGGCGGCGAGGGAGGCCTGGCGGGCGACGGGGCTccgtcttcttctccctcctcctcctcctcctcagggccGGCTGCGCGGCAAGCGGCGCCGGGAAGCTGGGGCCTGGACGTGACCTTCCCCGTTCTCTTGTTACTGGAAGGGAAGAAGCTGCCGGAGCCGCCGCCTCCTCAGCCGCCGCCATTGCCCTCGTTGCCTCAGCCGCCTGCGgaggccggaggaggaggaggggaggaaacagAAGGCCTCGGGCCGGCCCCGCCACCGCCGCCACCTCCGGACAACGACGCCCTGCTCCTGGTGGTCAATTTAGTGCGGGACGCGGCCTCGAAGGAGGCGCCTAGGCCGGAGCCTCCCTCGGAGGAAGAGAAAGGCGAGGGGGAGGCGGAGGGGGAGAAGGCGAAGGAGGCGTCCTTCTCGGGCACGCTCACCATCAACAACCAGAGCCTCCTGGTGCGCTTCGAGAACGGCCTCCTCAGCCTGGGAGGCCCCGCCGCGCATGCGCAGCCCTCGCCTCCCCCTTCGCGAGctgcggcctcctcctcctcggcgtcgtcgtcgtcgtcgtatCCGTGCCCGGAGCCGCGCTGCGATGAGGCCTTCTCCCGCAAGCAGCTCCTGCGCCTCCACCGCTTGTCGGCCCACGGAGGCGGGGAAGGGGAAGCGGACGCGTCCCGGCCGGCGCCACCCCCTCCGCCTCGGCCTTTCTGCTGCCCGGTTCCCGGCTGCGCCTGGGCCTTCGCCACGGCCTACAAGCTCCGGCGGCACCTGCACTCCCACGACAAGCTGCGGCCCTTCGCCTGCCCGGCCCCCGGCTGCGCCAAGCGCTTCACCACCGTCTACAACCTGCGGGCGCACGGGCGGGCCCACGAGGCCGAGGCGGCGGCCCACAAGTGCGAGGCCTGCGGGCAGCGCTTCCCCAGCGGCGCCCGCCTCGCCGCCCACCGCCGGCGCAGCCACCTCCAGCCCCCGCGGCCCTACCGATGCGAGTTCCCCG GTTGTGAGAGGACCTTCATAACAGTGAGTGCATTATTTTCTCATAATCGAGTCCACTTCAGGGAACAAGAATTATTTTCCTGCTCTTTTCCGGGTTGCAACAAGCAGTATGACAAAGCCTGCCGACTAAAAATCCACATGAGAAGTCACACAG gtGAAAGGCCTTTCATCTGTGACTTTGAAGGTTGTGGTTGGTCTTTCACTAGCATGTCAAAGCTATTAAGACACAAAAG GAAACATGAAGATGACAGGAGATTTACATGTTCTGTAGAAGGCTGTGGGAAATCATTCACAAGAGCTGAACACTTGAAAGGCCATAGTATAACTCATCTTGGGACAAAGCCGTTCGAATGCCCAGTAGAAG GTTGTTGTGCAAAGTTCTCAGCACGCAGTAGTTTGTACATTCACTCCAAAAAACACCTTCAAGATGTGGACTCGCTGAAGACGCGTTGCCCTGTTTCAAGCTGCAATAAAGTATTCACATCCAAGCATAGTATGAAAACTCATATGATCAAACAACACAACTTTAGTACAG ATCTCTTAAATCAGATGGAAACTTTTGGTTCCCTCACACCTAGCAGTGAACTTGCCAATTCAGGACAGAGTGACCTCAGTAATGTAGATCTTGTGTCCCTCTTTTCCAATGCATCTGGGAACACTTCTGGAATATCGACTGATATGGCTCTGATAAACTCTGGAATTCTCACTATAGATGTTGCTTCTGTTGGAGCCACACTTGGAGGCAATCTTTCTGTTGGTAGCAATCCTCTTGGTCAGACGGTTGACCCGCTGATTCTAGTGGCTGGCAGTGACATTCCAAACAGCCTGGATAGCTCTCTTCTGTTgggaaccaccaccaccaccgttTTACAGCAAAGCACTTTAAGTTTGGATGATGTACAGAATGTAAATGCAGAAGCTCTAGGCTCCTTAGCTTCTTTGTCAGCAAAGAGTTCTAGTCAAGACTTGCATGGCTTACCTTCCGGCAATAATCTCTCCGTAGACACAGCCACTTTAACTCCGTCCAACAGCCTCACCGGAAACAGCGGATCTGATTTACTGGCTCCAAGTAGATCGGAACAGACTTTGCTTCCTAGCCTGGACGTTGTGGGGCAGCAAGAAGGCAGTAAAGTGGTGACTCAGTTTGTGTTCTCCAACCCCCCAGGAAGTTACAGTGCGCAGAAAGAAACTGATCTGAGCTCTGTGACTGGCAGCTCTTTTCTG GAGAGTGGTGGGTCTGCAAGAACAGATTATCGAGCCATTCAGCTTgccaagaaaagaaaacagaaaggaagTGAGAATGACATTG GAATCCCTAACTGTGGCATAAGAAAAGGCAAAAGTGATAAAGTTAGTTCTTGTAGCCATGGGAGTCGGCTATGCAACAGTGTTTTACCAAATGGAagtctgactgtgagagatgcATCAGCTGGTACACAGTTTGTTCAGATTCAGCTGCTTCAG GATGATTCCCCGGGAGAAGGAGATCTGCCTTTCCAGCTCAGTGCTCAATCCTCCTCTTCAAATTCTCAGCTGACAGTGGACTTACCTGTCTATATCCTTCAG GAGACACACAATTCTGCTGAAGAGGATGCCAGTTCTGACAATTCTCAGTTTACAGGAAGCACCATTAATCTACAAGATCTTGAATAA